Proteins from a genomic interval of Microbacterium imperiale:
- a CDS encoding sugar nucleotide-binding protein codes for MTARRILLVGSGKVGTSLGERLVARGDEVVAIRRTAGGIRPAFTPIVADLARPVDAALPSVDAMVMTLPPGDDPRFYRTALERLAEALPSAPARTVFVSSTRVFEGWDVDRPLDETDEPRPTSERGEQLVDGERAAVELFDALVVRPAGIYGPGRERLIRQVLAGEPVDHDRRTNRIHEADLVRALETLLRVDDPPALLHGVDRRPATLGEVVTFIAQRLGVETPPRAETDANARRGTILDGSRLAALVPELEFPTFVEGYGRVIADRG; via the coding sequence ATGACAGCGCGACGCATCCTCCTGGTGGGCTCCGGCAAGGTCGGGACGAGCCTCGGCGAGCGTCTCGTCGCCCGAGGGGACGAGGTCGTGGCGATCCGCCGCACCGCCGGCGGCATCCGGCCCGCGTTCACCCCGATCGTGGCCGACCTGGCGCGGCCCGTGGATGCCGCGCTGCCGAGCGTCGACGCGATGGTGATGACCCTGCCGCCCGGCGACGACCCGCGCTTCTACCGCACAGCGCTCGAACGTCTCGCCGAGGCGCTGCCGTCGGCGCCGGCGCGGACGGTCTTCGTGTCGTCGACGCGCGTGTTCGAGGGATGGGATGTCGACCGCCCGCTCGACGAGACGGACGAACCCCGGCCGACGAGCGAGCGGGGCGAGCAGCTGGTGGACGGTGAGCGGGCGGCCGTCGAGCTGTTCGATGCGCTGGTCGTCCGCCCCGCCGGCATCTACGGTCCCGGACGCGAGCGGCTGATCCGGCAGGTGCTCGCGGGCGAGCCGGTCGACCACGATCGCCGCACCAACCGCATCCACGAGGCCGACCTCGTGCGCGCCCTCGAGACGCTGCTGCGGGTCGACGACCCGCCCGCCCTGCTGCACGGCGTCGACCGGCGCCCCGCGACGCTCGGCGAGGTCGTGACGTTCATCGCGCAGCGGCTGGGCGTCGAGACGCCGCCCCGAGCCGAGACCGACGCGAACGCCCGGCGGGGCACGATCCTGGACGGGTCGCGCCTGGCCGCCCTGGTTCCCGAGCTGGAGTTCCCGACCTTCGTCGAGGGCTACGGCCGGGTCATCGCCGACCGCGGCTGA
- a CDS encoding TetR/AcrR family transcriptional regulator, translating to MPSDAAPLPRGPYAKSAARRAEIIATATLVFGTHGYRGGSLRQIAKQLDLGLTTVMHHFPTKVSLLAAVLEQEDAADTDFSARSARDGFIPSVLAIVERNLERRELVRMFSIVSAEATHPEHEAHAWLLERYRAVTETYTAAIADDRDRGRIRTDADPAALAGLVISGWEGIQIRWLTDDTDPVAAMRLLLEGLLHPAPEL from the coding sequence ATGCCCTCCGACGCCGCCCCGCTCCCCCGCGGCCCGTACGCCAAGAGCGCCGCCCGTCGGGCCGAGATCATCGCGACGGCGACCCTCGTCTTCGGCACGCACGGCTACCGCGGCGGCTCGCTGCGGCAGATCGCCAAGCAGCTCGACCTCGGACTCACGACGGTCATGCACCACTTCCCGACGAAGGTGTCGCTGCTCGCGGCCGTGCTCGAGCAGGAGGATGCCGCCGACACCGACTTCTCGGCCCGGTCCGCCCGCGACGGCTTCATCCCGAGCGTCCTGGCGATCGTCGAGCGCAACCTGGAGCGGCGCGAGCTCGTGCGCATGTTCTCGATCGTCTCGGCCGAGGCCACCCACCCCGAGCACGAGGCGCACGCCTGGCTGCTCGAGCGATACCGGGCCGTGACCGAGACCTACACCGCCGCGATCGCCGACGACCGCGACCGCGGCCGCATCCGCACCGACGCCGACCCCGCGGCACTCGCCGGGCTCGTCATCAGCGGGTGGGAGGGCATCCAGATCCGGTGGCTCACCGATGACACGGATCCCGTCGCCGCGATGCGGCTGCTGCTCGAGGGGCTCCTGCACCCGGCGCCGGAGCTCTGA
- a CDS encoding beta-galactosidase yields MATDDRTYRWVKDGSLGAGRMRYGADYNPEQWPREVWDEDVRLMREAGVNIVSLGIFSWALLEPRPGEWDFGWLDEVMDLLHANGIDVDLATATASPPPWLAKRHPEILPQTIDGTTLWPGARQHWRPTSPVFREYALRLTRALAERYADHPALVAWHISNELGCHNLYDFSDDAARAFRLWLRERYETLDALNAAWGTAFWSQHYEEWDEILPPRTAPTQRNPGQQLDFERFSSDAVRDHLRAENAVLAEVTPDVPRTTNFMVAQNVRDIDYATWLDDVDFVSNDHYLRPGELGRDDLSFWANLTGNLAGGRPWFLMEHATSAVNWRAVNPPKRPGELARDALTHVAHGADAVCYFQWRQSRAGGERYHSGMVPHAGSDSRVFRDVVDLGAQLQALAPVTGTRRERARVGLVFDYESWWVSGRDSHPSESPSYDAETLVWYRALLDLGVRADVVPVAAPFDGYDVIIAPMLHVVPDALRERLRAFVDGGGHLLTTYFSGVVDEHDRVWLGGYPGALRDVLGITIEEFVPMLAGESVALTSGAVVRDWSERIARVEPDVEILDEYGDGDLAGAPAVTRRRSGSGSGSATYVSAAVGRDGARALLRRLADDVEALSGDVRASDGAVEVIVRADKRGRYVFLANRTDRAVTVSVPGHLIAGAATSDGAASDGALTIEPRGVAVVSEAVAARS; encoded by the coding sequence ATGGCAACCGACGACAGAACGTACCGCTGGGTCAAAGACGGCTCCCTGGGAGCGGGGCGGATGCGCTACGGCGCCGACTACAACCCGGAGCAGTGGCCGCGCGAGGTCTGGGACGAGGACGTCCGGCTCATGCGCGAGGCGGGCGTGAACATCGTCTCGCTCGGGATCTTCTCGTGGGCGCTGCTCGAACCGCGCCCGGGTGAGTGGGACTTCGGCTGGCTCGACGAGGTGATGGACCTGCTGCACGCGAACGGCATCGACGTCGACCTCGCGACCGCGACCGCCTCGCCGCCGCCGTGGCTGGCGAAGCGGCATCCCGAGATCCTGCCGCAGACGATCGACGGCACGACCCTGTGGCCGGGCGCCCGGCAGCACTGGCGGCCGACGTCGCCGGTGTTCCGCGAGTACGCGCTGCGGCTGACGCGGGCGCTCGCCGAGCGATACGCCGATCACCCCGCGCTGGTCGCCTGGCACATCTCGAACGAGCTGGGATGCCACAACCTCTACGACTTCTCGGATGACGCCGCCCGCGCCTTCCGGCTGTGGCTGCGGGAGCGCTACGAGACCCTCGACGCGCTCAACGCCGCGTGGGGCACGGCCTTCTGGTCGCAGCACTACGAGGAGTGGGACGAGATCCTGCCCCCGCGCACCGCGCCGACGCAGCGCAACCCCGGGCAGCAGCTCGACTTCGAGCGCTTCTCGTCGGATGCCGTGCGCGACCACCTTCGGGCCGAGAACGCCGTGCTCGCGGAGGTCACGCCCGACGTCCCGCGGACGACGAACTTCATGGTCGCCCAGAACGTCCGCGACATCGACTACGCCACCTGGCTGGACGACGTCGACTTCGTCTCGAACGACCATTACCTGCGCCCCGGCGAGCTCGGGCGCGACGACCTGTCGTTCTGGGCGAACCTCACCGGCAACCTCGCGGGCGGCCGGCCCTGGTTCCTCATGGAGCACGCCACGAGCGCGGTGAACTGGCGCGCGGTCAACCCGCCCAAGCGCCCGGGCGAGCTGGCCCGCGACGCCCTGACCCACGTCGCGCACGGCGCCGACGCCGTCTGCTACTTCCAGTGGCGTCAGTCCCGCGCCGGCGGCGAGCGCTACCACTCGGGCATGGTTCCGCACGCCGGATCCGACAGCCGGGTGTTCCGCGACGTCGTCGACCTCGGCGCGCAGCTGCAGGCGCTGGCGCCGGTCACCGGCACGCGCCGCGAGAGAGCACGGGTCGGACTCGTCTTCGACTACGAGTCCTGGTGGGTCAGCGGGCGCGACTCGCACCCCTCCGAGTCGCCCTCCTACGACGCGGAGACCCTCGTCTGGTACCGCGCGCTGCTCGATCTGGGCGTCCGTGCCGATGTGGTTCCGGTCGCGGCACCGTTCGACGGATACGACGTGATCATCGCGCCGATGCTGCACGTCGTGCCGGATGCGCTGCGCGAGCGGCTGCGCGCCTTCGTCGACGGCGGCGGTCATCTGCTGACGACCTACTTCTCGGGTGTCGTCGACGAGCACGACCGCGTGTGGCTCGGCGGCTACCCGGGCGCGCTGCGGGATGTGCTCGGCATCACGATCGAGGAGTTCGTGCCGATGCTCGCGGGCGAGTCGGTCGCGCTGACCTCGGGCGCCGTGGTGCGGGACTGGTCCGAGCGCATCGCGCGGGTCGAGCCGGATGTCGAGATCCTCGACGAGTACGGTGACGGCGATCTGGCCGGAGCGCCCGCCGTCACCCGCCGTCGCAGCGGCAGTGGCAGTGGCAGCGCGACGTACGTCTCGGCGGCGGTGGGCCGCGACGGCGCGCGGGCGCTGCTGCGACGGCTGGCCGACGATGTCGAGGCGCTCTCGGGCGACGTCCGTGCGAGCGACGGCGCGGTCGAGGTCATCGTGCGCGCCGATAAACGCGGCCGCTACGTGTTCCTGGCCAACCGCACCGACCGTGCGGTGACCGTGTCGGTGCCGGGGCACCTGATCGCGGGCGCTGCGACCTCGGACGGTGCGGCGTCGGACGGCGCGCTGACGATCGAGCCGCGCGGGGTCGCGGTGGTCTCGGAGGCTGTCGCCGCGCGTTCCTGA
- a CDS encoding squalene cyclase, which yields MTDMRPMLRWLLDSDPSLRWQVERDLADAPAAVWERTRSRVATEGHGARLLAQQDADGQWEGGAYFPAGFFDSPEAREPGQPWTATTWSLKDLREWGVDAAVLGDTAARLDAHSRWEYDDLPYWGGEVDVCINSFTLATGAWLGADVSRLVRWFPEHQLADGGWNCLAEEGDSVRGSFHSTLNALRGMLAYEQISGDRSLRESRHRGEEYLLTRRLAYRLSTGELVGGFVTEFVYPNRHQYSALAALDHFRAAAVLEGVAPDPRLADAVAMVRAARHPDGTWHQGTPLAGRVWFDIDVTQGEPSRWLTFLALRVLRWWDAVDVAA from the coding sequence ATGACCGACATGCGCCCCATGCTTCGCTGGCTGCTCGATTCGGACCCGTCGCTGCGGTGGCAGGTCGAGCGAGACCTGGCCGATGCTCCGGCGGCCGTCTGGGAACGGACGCGCTCCCGGGTCGCGACCGAGGGACACGGCGCGCGATTGCTCGCGCAGCAGGACGCGGACGGGCAGTGGGAGGGCGGCGCGTACTTCCCCGCGGGGTTCTTCGACAGCCCCGAGGCACGCGAGCCGGGGCAGCCGTGGACCGCGACGACCTGGAGTCTGAAGGACCTCCGCGAGTGGGGGGTGGATGCCGCTGTGCTCGGCGACACCGCGGCACGCCTCGACGCTCACAGCAGGTGGGAGTACGACGACCTGCCCTACTGGGGCGGCGAGGTCGACGTCTGCATCAACTCCTTCACCCTGGCGACCGGCGCGTGGCTGGGGGCGGACGTCAGCCGGCTCGTGCGCTGGTTCCCCGAGCACCAGCTCGCCGACGGCGGGTGGAACTGCCTGGCCGAGGAGGGCGACTCGGTGCGGGGCTCGTTCCACTCCACCCTGAACGCGCTGCGCGGCATGCTCGCCTACGAGCAGATCAGCGGCGATCGCTCGCTGCGCGAGAGCCGGCACCGCGGCGAGGAGTACCTTCTGACGCGTCGACTCGCGTACCGCCTGTCGACGGGCGAGCTCGTCGGCGGCTTCGTCACCGAGTTCGTCTATCCGAACCGGCATCAGTACAGCGCCCTGGCTGCCCTCGATCACTTCCGCGCGGCGGCGGTGCTCGAGGGGGTCGCGCCCGACCCGCGGCTGGCCGATGCCGTCGCGATGGTCCGCGCCGCACGGCATCCCGACGGCACGTGGCATCAGGGAACGCCTCTGGCGGGCCGCGTGTGGTTCGACATCGACGTGACGCAGGGCGAGCCGTCGCGGTGGCTCACCTTTCTCGCGTTGCGCGTGCTCCGCTGGTGGGACGCCGTCGACGTCGCGGCCTGA
- a CDS encoding flavodoxin family protein, producing the protein MTSDILAADAPLRVVALNCSLKPGSAESSTQLLLDQVLSALAEHGASGSQVRIADVNVAPGVETDMGDGDEWPGVREQILAADILVLGTPIWVGHASSLAQRVIERLDAELSETDDAGRPILFDRVAVVAVVGNEDGAHKATADLFQGLNDVGFTIPAQGGTYWNGEAMQAVDYKDLDETPESVASTTATLARNAAHLARVLRAARYPAE; encoded by the coding sequence ATGACTTCCGACATCCTCGCCGCCGACGCCCCGCTGCGCGTCGTCGCCCTCAACTGCTCGCTCAAGCCGGGATCGGCCGAGTCGAGCACCCAGCTGCTGCTCGATCAGGTGCTGAGCGCGCTCGCCGAGCACGGTGCCAGCGGGTCGCAAGTGCGCATCGCCGACGTGAACGTCGCCCCGGGCGTCGAGACCGACATGGGCGACGGTGACGAGTGGCCGGGCGTGCGCGAGCAGATCCTCGCCGCCGACATCCTCGTTCTCGGGACGCCGATCTGGGTGGGTCACGCCTCGAGCCTCGCCCAGCGGGTGATCGAGCGCCTCGACGCCGAGCTGTCCGAGACGGACGACGCGGGACGCCCGATCCTGTTCGACCGGGTCGCGGTCGTCGCCGTCGTCGGCAACGAGGACGGAGCGCACAAGGCGACGGCCGATCTGTTCCAGGGGCTCAACGACGTCGGGTTCACCATCCCCGCGCAGGGCGGCACCTACTGGAACGGCGAGGCCATGCAGGCTGTCGACTACAAGGACCTCGACGAGACGCCCGAGAGCGTCGCCTCGACGACGGCGACGCTGGCCCGCAACGCCGCGCACCTGGCCCGCGTGCTGCGCGCCGCGCGGTACCCGGCCGAGTAG
- a CDS encoding glycosyltransferase yields the protein MSRGASAAPSGVPLPGNRWDRLDGVWPDEPPFVSVIVAHYRQPDELARTLAALRRQDHPADRLQIVVADDGSPEPPRVPEGVELVRQADEGFRLAAVRNLGARRARGDVLVFLDADTAPEPAFVRELTRLPALAPDCVTVGRRRHADLRGVDVDRLAESAAERALPEPAWLTDAYRRSGDLLRADDRSYRHVIGAVIACSRTMFDASGGFDESFTAYGGEDWEWTYRAWLQGAVLAHVPAAIAWHDGPDAAGRDDGALANRNAEAIRLADLIPIAGSAGRGLRSGRVDIAVAAPGGASPGQRFVSLDSALAALPAARAAARPAETATGGGAAGAGSDDAFDRVRVLVELLRPLRVDGGDLAAAIDRLDTEQLGSLTLLSPEGEPLVRLTATRARAREERWGRDDLFPTAEAAAPGIRPLAEEPDVAAYLGGWG from the coding sequence GTGAGCCGGGGCGCATCCGCGGCGCCCAGCGGCGTGCCGCTGCCGGGCAACCGGTGGGACAGGCTCGACGGCGTGTGGCCCGACGAGCCCCCGTTCGTCTCCGTCATCGTCGCCCACTACCGGCAGCCCGACGAGCTCGCCCGCACGCTCGCGGCGCTGCGGCGCCAGGATCATCCGGCCGATCGGCTGCAGATCGTCGTCGCCGACGACGGCTCCCCCGAGCCGCCCCGGGTGCCGGAGGGCGTCGAGCTCGTGCGGCAGGCCGACGAGGGCTTCCGCCTGGCGGCCGTCCGCAACCTCGGCGCGCGCCGCGCCCGCGGCGACGTGCTGGTCTTCCTCGACGCCGACACGGCGCCCGAGCCGGCCTTCGTGCGCGAGCTGACGCGCCTGCCCGCCCTCGCGCCCGACTGCGTCACGGTGGGGCGGCGCCGGCACGCCGACCTGAGAGGCGTCGACGTCGACCGCCTCGCCGAGTCCGCGGCCGAGCGCGCACTGCCCGAGCCCGCGTGGCTGACCGACGCGTACCGGCGCAGCGGCGACCTGCTGCGGGCCGACGACCGCAGCTACCGGCACGTCATCGGCGCCGTCATCGCGTGCTCGCGCACGATGTTCGACGCGTCGGGCGGCTTCGACGAGTCGTTCACCGCCTACGGGGGCGAGGACTGGGAGTGGACCTACCGCGCCTGGTTGCAGGGAGCGGTACTCGCCCACGTTCCGGCGGCGATCGCCTGGCACGACGGACCGGATGCCGCCGGACGCGACGACGGCGCGCTCGCGAACCGCAACGCCGAGGCGATCCGGCTGGCTGACCTCATCCCCATCGCGGGGTCGGCGGGGCGGGGGCTGCGCTCCGGCCGCGTCGACATCGCCGTCGCCGCACCGGGCGGCGCGAGCCCGGGGCAGCGCTTCGTGAGCCTCGACAGCGCGCTGGCCGCCCTTCCCGCCGCCCGCGCCGCGGCCCGGCCGGCGGAGACCGCCACCGGTGGCGGAGCCGCCGGCGCCGGGAGCGACGACGCGTTCGACCGCGTGCGCGTGCTCGTCGAGCTGCTGCGACCGCTCCGCGTCGACGGCGGCGACCTCGCCGCGGCGATCGACCGGCTCGACACCGAACAGCTCGGCTCGCTCACCCTGCTCTCGCCGGAGGGCGAGCCGCTCGTACGGCTGACGGCGACGCGAGCCCGCGCACGCGAGGAACGCTGGGGCCGCGACGACCTGTTCCCGACCGCGGAGGCGGCGGCACCCGGCATCCGTCCGCTGGCGGAGGAGCCCGATGTCGCCGCCTACCTGGGCGGGTGGGGCTGA
- a CDS encoding glycosyltransferase: protein MTIETASALGAEEPGASAVRVVGVPASHPYVRRVTDAAGVELLPDPPVPGAAEGVWWPPVALDPVWIRDNAARADVLHVHFGTESFPAGHLSACVDAAREAGWPVVFTVHDLTHPQLTDQRPYQAQLDELVPRADAIVTLTAGAAAEVRERWGREAVVLPHPAILRDGETPPVVALSEDLRVGMHLKDLRPGTDGPRSARALVAAVERLRESGRSVVAEIRMHRTVRDEAARDDVRAAVAGHACAVLVEQGRLPDAALNTALAGLDVCVLPYRFGSHSGWLELCWDLGVPIAVPATGHFADQHDDDSTATFEPGDADTLADALATLLSRHEAVSRPGSLARAELVDERRRLRREQDARTAAAHADLYRRLRSERAS, encoded by the coding sequence GTGACGATCGAGACCGCCAGCGCGCTCGGGGCCGAGGAGCCCGGTGCGTCCGCCGTCCGGGTCGTCGGGGTTCCCGCCAGCCACCCCTACGTGCGGCGGGTGACGGATGCCGCGGGCGTCGAGCTGCTGCCCGACCCGCCGGTCCCCGGCGCCGCGGAGGGCGTGTGGTGGCCACCGGTCGCGCTGGATCCCGTGTGGATCCGCGACAACGCGGCGCGGGCCGACGTCCTGCACGTGCACTTCGGCACCGAGTCGTTCCCCGCCGGCCACCTCAGCGCCTGTGTCGACGCGGCCCGGGAGGCCGGCTGGCCGGTCGTCTTCACGGTTCACGACCTCACCCACCCGCAGCTGACCGACCAGCGGCCCTATCAGGCGCAGCTCGACGAGCTCGTCCCGCGAGCGGATGCGATCGTGACCTTGACAGCGGGAGCCGCGGCCGAGGTGCGCGAGCGGTGGGGACGCGAGGCGGTCGTGCTGCCGCATCCCGCCATCCTCCGCGACGGCGAGACGCCGCCGGTGGTCGCGCTCAGCGAGGATCTGCGCGTCGGCATGCACCTCAAGGATCTGCGTCCCGGCACCGACGGGCCCCGCAGCGCGCGAGCGCTCGTGGCTGCGGTGGAGCGGCTGCGCGAGTCCGGGCGGTCCGTCGTCGCCGAGATCCGGATGCACCGCACGGTGCGCGACGAGGCCGCGCGCGACGACGTGCGTGCCGCCGTCGCCGGGCACGCCTGCGCCGTGCTCGTCGAGCAGGGGCGACTGCCGGATGCCGCGCTGAACACCGCGCTCGCCGGCCTCGACGTCTGCGTGCTGCCGTACCGCTTCGGCAGTCACTCGGGCTGGCTCGAGCTCTGCTGGGACCTCGGCGTCCCCATCGCCGTGCCCGCCACGGGGCATTTCGCCGACCAGCACGACGACGACTCCACCGCGACGTTCGAACCGGGCGACGCCGACACCCTCGCGGACGCCCTGGCCACGCTGCTGTCACGGCACGAAGCGGTCTCCCGGCCCGGGTCGCTCGCCCGCGCCGAGCTCGTCGACGAGCGCCGACGCCTGCGCCGCGAGCAGGACGCCCGCACCGCGGCCGCCCACGCCGACCTGTACCGCCGGCTGCGCAGCGAGCGTGCCTCGTGA
- a CDS encoding glycosyltransferase, which yields MSGRSLRIAVIAPLRFPIRLPHAGGLEAAVWSEVEALRARGHEVTVVAVTGSQHVEPGSVFEMPELGWDADAVRTDKTYPPAYESLSVPMLRRALEAISARADAFDVISNHCLHALPLQLAPRLGVPMLTTLHTPVDEEFVRAHRQAAGRGSDFVSVSEHTRREWQHAGVPSALLANGVDPSVWVPGPGGDDLVWFGRIVPEKAPHLAVAVARLLGRRLTIAGRVGDRAYADEVLRPLLGDDVTFVGELEPAALADLVGRSAVALATPAWAEPFGLVGPEALMCGTPVVGFAVGGVPEIAAASVGMQLVPAGDIAAMADAVEAMLPAARDAAFRAAVRARAVERFSLDARTAALEEIFSSLSDTAAPVELPA from the coding sequence GTGAGCGGCCGGTCGCTGCGCATCGCGGTGATCGCTCCGCTGCGATTCCCCATCCGTCTGCCGCACGCCGGCGGGCTCGAGGCGGCGGTGTGGTCGGAGGTCGAGGCGCTGCGCGCTCGCGGGCACGAGGTGACGGTCGTCGCCGTCACGGGGTCGCAGCACGTCGAGCCCGGCAGCGTGTTCGAGATGCCCGAGCTCGGCTGGGACGCCGACGCCGTCCGCACCGACAAGACCTACCCGCCGGCGTACGAGTCGCTGAGCGTGCCGATGCTGCGCCGGGCTCTCGAGGCGATCAGCGCCCGCGCCGACGCGTTCGACGTCATCTCGAACCACTGCCTGCACGCGCTTCCACTGCAGCTCGCCCCGCGGCTCGGGGTGCCCATGCTCACCACGTTGCACACCCCTGTCGACGAGGAGTTCGTGCGCGCCCACCGGCAGGCAGCCGGTCGGGGCAGCGACTTCGTCTCGGTCAGCGAGCACACGCGGCGCGAGTGGCAGCACGCGGGTGTGCCGTCGGCGCTGCTGGCCAACGGCGTGGATCCGTCCGTGTGGGTTCCGGGTCCGGGCGGCGACGACCTCGTGTGGTTCGGCCGCATCGTTCCCGAGAAGGCCCCCCATCTGGCCGTCGCCGTCGCCCGGCTCCTGGGCCGGCGCCTGACCATCGCCGGGCGCGTGGGCGACCGCGCCTACGCCGACGAGGTGCTGCGGCCCCTGCTCGGCGATGACGTGACGTTCGTGGGCGAACTCGAGCCGGCTGCGCTCGCCGACCTCGTCGGGCGCTCCGCCGTCGCGCTCGCCACGCCCGCCTGGGCCGAGCCCTTCGGCCTGGTCGGACCGGAGGCGCTGATGTGCGGTACGCCCGTTGTCGGGTTCGCCGTCGGCGGAGTGCCCGAGATCGCCGCCGCGAGCGTGGGGATGCAGCTGGTTCCGGCGGGAGACATCGCCGCAATGGCGGACGCCGTCGAGGCGATGCTGCCCGCAGCCCGTGACGCCGCGTTCCGAGCGGCGGTGCGCGCCCGTGCGGTCGAGCGGTTCTCGCTGGATGCCCGCACCGCGGCCCTGGAGGAGATCTTCTCCTCGCTCAGCGACACCGCGGCGCCTGTCGAGCTGCCCGCATGA
- a CDS encoding glycosyltransferase family 2 protein: MSGVVVVTLCSAPRLAHLRNQLRATAGVPRVVVWIGDDEPPELDAEAVVRVPPGPQGLRLAAARNAGAREAAARGASLLVFLDADCIPAPGLVDAYRAAAERSPGAVLCGPVTYLPAGASLDAEALRAATAPHAARPAPRPGEVRRATPAEYPLFWSLSFAVAPAVWQQVGGFDEVFEGYGGEDTDFAFSLRTRGIPLVWVGGADAYHQYHETSSPPWQHLDDILRNGALFAEKWGEWPMGGWLTAFAEAGAIERAPGGWRRVAV, encoded by the coding sequence GTGAGCGGCGTCGTCGTCGTGACGCTGTGCTCCGCGCCACGGCTCGCGCATCTGCGCAATCAGCTGCGCGCGACGGCGGGGGTGCCGCGCGTCGTCGTGTGGATCGGCGACGACGAACCGCCGGAGCTCGACGCCGAAGCGGTGGTCCGCGTTCCGCCGGGCCCGCAGGGGCTGCGCCTCGCCGCCGCCCGGAATGCCGGCGCGCGGGAGGCCGCGGCACGAGGCGCCTCGCTGCTGGTGTTCCTCGACGCCGACTGCATCCCCGCTCCGGGACTCGTCGACGCCTATCGCGCGGCGGCCGAGCGCAGCCCCGGCGCGGTGCTGTGCGGCCCGGTGACGTACCTGCCGGCCGGTGCCTCCCTCGATGCCGAAGCGCTGCGCGCGGCGACGGCCCCGCATGCGGCTCGCCCCGCACCGCGGCCGGGAGAGGTGCGCCGGGCCACGCCGGCGGAATACCCGCTGTTCTGGTCGCTGTCGTTCGCCGTCGCGCCGGCGGTGTGGCAGCAGGTCGGTGGTTTCGACGAGGTGTTCGAGGGCTACGGCGGCGAGGACACCGACTTCGCGTTCTCGCTGCGCACCCGCGGCATCCCGCTCGTCTGGGTGGGCGGCGCCGACGCCTACCACCAGTACCACGAGACCTCGTCGCCCCCGTGGCAGCACCTCGACGACATCCTTCGCAACGGGGCGCTCTTCGCCGAGAAGTGGGGCGAGTGGCCGATGGGCGGCTGGCTCACGGCCTTCGCCGAGGCGGGCGCCATCGAGCGGGCGCCGGGCGGATGGCGGCGCGTCGCGGTGTGA
- a CDS encoding glycosyltransferase family 4 protein, which yields MGTRRDGSDAPRWLVATTEYAGVTAYTGGIGRHYAALLPALVRQGVEVDLAVLAEGDIVADEAPGGVRLVDRATIPTHHRPHAIGARARRLRRTYRRGRYDVVFAPEWAGLGSVLPPGAPLLTNLATGARLADEVSGLSLRDLPVDTRVSRIVQMNAERRQLERSAGVIAISAAMLERTAALYPALPTARVVRNCIDVEAVAAAALVAAPPPAWPDDGAPVVLFLGRSERRKGVEDAVAAFARVHAEIPDARLVLAGAGGDARFEPTRDALRELLPPTARDRVIWLGHVGGDEIYGAIARADVAICPSRWEGFGNVALEVKAIGTPLVVTSGSGFDDFCTDGQDCQSVPPADPERLAAAITVALRHPSWAHTLAEHARAQMADYAPDPVARDLIAAAAELLAPAPLRSLA from the coding sequence ATGGGGACACGACGAGACGGTTCGGACGCGCCGCGCTGGCTCGTGGCCACGACCGAGTACGCCGGGGTCACCGCCTACACCGGCGGCATCGGACGGCACTACGCGGCTCTCCTCCCGGCGCTCGTGCGCCAGGGCGTCGAGGTCGACCTCGCCGTGCTCGCCGAGGGCGACATCGTCGCCGATGAGGCCCCCGGCGGGGTGCGCCTGGTCGATCGTGCGACCATCCCGACGCATCATCGACCCCACGCGATCGGCGCGCGGGCTCGACGCCTGCGCCGCACGTACCGGCGGGGCCGCTACGACGTCGTGTTCGCGCCCGAATGGGCGGGTCTGGGTTCGGTCCTCCCGCCCGGCGCTCCCCTGCTGACCAACCTCGCCACGGGTGCGCGTCTGGCCGACGAGGTGTCAGGACTGTCGCTGCGCGACCTGCCCGTCGACACGCGTGTCTCGCGGATCGTGCAGATGAACGCCGAGCGCCGTCAGCTCGAACGCTCGGCGGGCGTCATCGCGATCTCCGCGGCGATGCTCGAGCGCACCGCCGCGCTCTACCCGGCGCTGCCGACCGCCCGCGTCGTGCGCAACTGCATCGACGTCGAGGCCGTCGCCGCCGCGGCGCTCGTCGCCGCCCCGCCCCCGGCGTGGCCCGACGACGGCGCGCCCGTCGTGCTGTTCCTCGGGCGCTCCGAACGGCGCAAGGGCGTCGAGGATGCCGTCGCGGCGTTCGCCCGCGTGCACGCCGAGATTCCCGATGCGCGACTCGTCCTCGCCGGCGCCGGGGGCGATGCGCGCTTCGAACCCACTCGCGATGCCCTGCGCGAGCTGCTGCCGCCGACGGCACGCGACCGCGTCATCTGGCTCGGTCATGTCGGCGGCGACGAGATCTACGGCGCCATCGCGCGGGCCGACGTCGCGATCTGCCCCTCGCGGTGGGAGGGCTTCGGCAACGTCGCGCTCGAGGTCAAGGCGATCGGGACGCCGCTGGTGGTGACCTCCGGCAGCGGATTCGACGACTTCTGCACGGACGGGCAGGACTGCCAGAGCGTTCCGCCCGCTGATCCCGAGCGCCTCGCGGCCGCCATCACGGTGGCGCTGCGGCACCCGAGCTGGGCGCACACGCTCGCCGAGCACGCCCGCGCGCAGATGGCCGACTACGCGCCCGATCCGGTCGCGCGAGACCTCATCGCCGCCGCGGCCGAGCTGCTCGCCCCGGCGCCGCTGCGGTCGCTGGCCTGA